GATGAGCATCCCGGTGCAGGTGGTAAGCCTGCGGTCGAAACCGCCCAGCAATCTGCCCGAAAGAGGAAGCAACAGCACTGTCGCCAGACTGGGAATCGAAAATATCAGAGCCGTGGTTCCGGGACTGAGTTGCAGGGAGGATTTGATCAGCACCGGATAAAAAGCGATCAGGCTGCCGATGCCCATACCCCGTCCGAAAAGTGCGGTCATGATACTTATGAAATGTCGCGGTCCGGTTGACATTGTCTCGGTTTCGTATTGCCCAGTCGTACTGGTTGGAAGGTGCTTGGCGCAGATCATGAAAATCATGAAGGCAAAGCCCATGAAGGCGGACATGGTTCCAAGTACGGGCAGGTAATCCTTATCTATATATAATAGGCCGCCCAGCAGCGGGCCGAGCAGGAAGGATGAGTTCATTACTGCCGAAAGCAGGGCAAAGCGCGATGAAAGTTTCTTCCCATCCATGGAGGCCCCGATGGCAGCCATGCTAACTGTTCGCACTGTTCCGGCACAGAGCCCGAGAATGAACTGGATGGCGTAAAGGGTCTCAATTGCCGGATGGAGCAGGTAAAAGACCGGGAGCAGTACACCTAGTCCGCAGGAAAGCAGCAGCGGTTTGGTGCTGCCGTTGCGATCGGCGTAGTTTCCCGAAAGAGGGGCGATGAGCAGTTTGGCAAGAAAGTATCCTGCAAAACCGCTGCCGAGCCACATGCCGCCAGCCTTTTCATCAAGGTTCATCAGCGGCAGGGTGAAAGTGAAAACCCCGGTCCCCATGGAAGCGGCAAAGACCGCCCCCATCAGCAGGGGAACGTTGAACCGGGTTAGGTTTTGGCTAAGCTTCGAACTATAAATTGGCATGCTTCTTTGAATAGATTGTCGATCTGGAAGGGGGTCAGGAACTCGGTTCTTACTGCCCCGACAATGTGCCCGTATACCAGATATGATGTTTGCGGGAGTGATACTTCCCGGATGGAACCGTCCTCCATACCCAATCGGATGTAATCATCAATACGGTCAATAAGCTGCTTGAATTTAGAAGCAATGTGGGTGCGGTCAAGGTGTGGATATTCATCGCTGAAAGGGGAGCTGCGCAGCAGAGTCGGAAAGGTGGTTCTGTGGTTGTCTGTAAAGTCAAAATAGGCCTGAACAAATATTTCCAAACACTCTAGCCCGTTTTTACCCGCCTTGGCTTTATCGGAGAGTATGGCAAGCATCTGGTCGATAAGTTCTCCCCCGGATTCAAGGAAGAGGTTGTCTTTGTTTCCGTAGTAGTGTGAAACCAGCCCCGAGGCAACTCCTGCGCAGTCGGCTACCATTTTCAGTGTTGTTGCAGTGTAGCCGTGTTCTCCAAACTGTTCCTGCGCAGCCAGTAGGATTTTTTCTTTCTTGGTCATTGTATGCTCCGTAACTTGAGCTGTTTCAGGACAGTTAGCGAAAAGAGTGTTCACTGTGATAAAGTATTGTTGAATTCGCCGCAAAGAAGTTGAAACAGGCTTCACTTGATAGGTTCCTGATAATTATTCATTAATCCTCAATAGGGAAATTAACAAGGCTGAAACTGCTATTCTTAGACGAAATAATATATTTGATTGGTTTTGTCGCTGTTTTGCATATATCTAATAATCAGAATTGTTCTTGTGATGCTGGCAACTATCGAATTGAAATAAATAAAAGTTTGGGTGCTACTAAGTAGGGTTTTGGTGGCACAGTTGCTTGTGGACAAAAAAACAAGCATTAGTCAACAAAAAACTCAAAATTGATTGACCAGCCAATTAAGGGGTGTTAGAAAGGTTACAACTAGAAGGGAAGGCGGTCTTTATCCGCTATTTGACAGTTGAAGGTTTTGTCTCTGGTCTTTTTAATCTCACCGAAGATATTATGGAATAAACTTGATTGATTTATCCGGTATTTATCTGAGGGAGCCGAGGAATGTATGCCAGTAGTAGAGCAAAACATATTCGCAAGGTGTGGGGTGGGACCCGCCGTTGTGAAAATGCAGGGAGCAGCAAGCTTGTGCTGTTCGGTGCGTCTTCTGTTGTTTACCTTGTTTCAATTGTTTTTCCCATGTCCGCAAGTTGAGTCATCAAAAAATCATTCTGGGCCTGATTTCCAATTATCCGGAAGATCGTCACGGCCTGTTCTCTCCATATCTTTTCATCATAGTCATATCAAAAATAATTTGTCCTCGGAAACGGGGCTGAGTTTTTTGCCTTTTTCTTTGCATAAGTTCGTATATCCATTAATGACAGTATGTCCCTGTAAAGGGATTGTGCCTTTTAAGCCGGGTATTTAGGTCGGCTCCAGAGGGCTCACTGTTCTCTGGATGGAAGTGTGGGATTTGGGGTTGCCGTCATGTTTCGGCAACGATTCAGTACCACTGTACTCATGCTGATGAGGTCGTGTTGGTAATCCATTAATGCGGGAGAAATCCCGTCAAAGGAGGATGATTATGGCTGTAAATGTAGGTATGCACGTGGCGCGTCCAGGGAAGAGGGATGCGGTCCTCGACTGGCTGCAAATGCTTACCGGAGCCGGACTTGTGGCTTTTATGTGGTGTCACATGATTCTGGTGTCCTCGGTTGTCATTTCGCCCAAGATTATGAATGCCATTGCTCATTTCTTTGAAGCAACATATATGGCACAGGTCGGTGGCCCTTTGATTTTCTTAACTTTTTTGCTACATTTCGCGCTGGCGGCCAGAAAGATACCTTTTCGGCCGGAAGGGCAGGCGACCATTTGGCAGCATGCACAGATGCTTAAGCATCGTGACACCTGGCTTTGGGTTGTTCAGGCCGTGACCGCAATGGTTATCCTCGTGATGGGTGCCATCCACATGTGGGTTGTGCTCAACGATCTTCCTATTACTGCCGCAAAGTCGGCGGCCCGTGTCGGAGAAGGCGGATGGATGCTTTTCTATCTGGTTCTTTTACCCTGCGTTGAGCTTCATGTGAGCGTGGGATTCTATCGCATCGGTGTCAAATGGGGATTTATCAGGACTGAGAACAGGAAGCAGGCTAAGAAGCTTGAATCCATTCTCTTTGCGACCTTTATGGTTATCGGCATCATCACCCTGATCAGGTTCATCACTTTAAGTTAAACGGGGTTCATAAATGCAAACATATTACTCTGATCTCCTTGTTATCGGCGCCGGACTGGCGGGCGAGCGTGTGGCTGTGGAGGCGGCCCAGGAAGGTTTTGATGTAATCTGTCTCTCAATTGTTCCGGCACGCCGATCTCATTCATCGGCAGCGCAGGGCGGCATGCAGGCCGCACTGGGGAACTGTGCCAAAGGCGAGGGAGACAATGTAGACGTCCATTTCGGCGACACTGTTCGCGGTTCCGACTGGGGCTGTGATCAGGAAGTGGCCCGTCTTTTCGCTGACGCGGCTCCCATTGAAATGCGCAGACTGGCGCATTGGGGTGTGCCCTGGAACCGCGTTGTTCCCGGTAAATCCTTCTATTTCAAAGGTGGCGAGAAATTTGAAAAAGAAGAAAAAGAAGAAAAGCGCGGTCTGATTACCGCCCGTTCATTCGGCGGAACAGCCAAATGGCGTACCTGTTATACTTCCGACGGAACCGGACACGCGGTCATGTGTACCATGGATAACCGTTGTGCCGAACTCGGAATCAATGTTTTTGACCGTAAAGAAGCTATCTCCCTTATTCATGATGGAGACACCTGTACCGGTGCTGTTGTGCGCTGCCTGCGTACGGGTGAGCTGGAAGTGTACCTTTCCAAGGCTACTTCCATCTGCACAGGCGGTTTCGGACGCATTTACAAGGCAACCACCAACGCGGTGATTTGCGACGGCGGCGGGCATATCCTTGCCCACGATACCGGGGTTGTACCCATCGGTAACCCGGAAGCCATCCAGTTTCACCCCACCGGAATCGTACCTACCGATATTCTGGTAACCGAAGGTTGCCGCGGTGACGGCGGAACCCTGCTTGATGTTAATGAAGAACGTTTCATGAACATTTACGAACCGGAAAAGGCCGAACTGGCCTCCCGTGACGTTGTTGCTCGTTGGATGACCCATCACATGCGTGAAGGC
This DNA window, taken from Marinifilum sp. JC120, encodes the following:
- a CDS encoding TetR/AcrR family transcriptional regulator; amino-acid sequence: MTKKEKILLAAQEQFGEHGYTATTLKMVADCAGVASGLVSHYYGNKDNLFLESGGELIDQMLAILSDKAKAGKNGLECLEIFVQAYFDFTDNHRTTFPTLLRSSPFSDEYPHLDRTHIASKFKQLIDRIDDYIRLGMEDGSIREVSLPQTSYLVYGHIVGAVRTEFLTPFQIDNLFKEACQFIVRSLAKT
- a CDS encoding succinate dehydrogenase/fumarate reductase cytochrome b subunit, producing the protein MAVNVGMHVARPGKRDAVLDWLQMLTGAGLVAFMWCHMILVSSVVISPKIMNAIAHFFEATYMAQVGGPLIFLTFLLHFALAARKIPFRPEGQATIWQHAQMLKHRDTWLWVVQAVTAMVILVMGAIHMWVVLNDLPITAAKSAARVGEGGWMLFYLVLLPCVELHVSVGFYRIGVKWGFIRTENRKQAKKLESILFATFMVIGIITLIRFITLS
- a CDS encoding fumarate reductase flavoprotein subunit, coding for MQTYYSDLLVIGAGLAGERVAVEAAQEGFDVICLSIVPARRSHSSAAQGGMQAALGNCAKGEGDNVDVHFGDTVRGSDWGCDQEVARLFADAAPIEMRRLAHWGVPWNRVVPGKSFYFKGGEKFEKEEKEEKRGLITARSFGGTAKWRTCYTSDGTGHAVMCTMDNRCAELGINVFDRKEAISLIHDGDTCTGAVVRCLRTGELEVYLSKATSICTGGFGRIYKATTNAVICDGGGHILAHDTGVVPIGNPEAIQFHPTGIVPTDILVTEGCRGDGGTLLDVNEERFMNIYEPEKAELASRDVVARWMTHHMREGKGVKSAYGEHLWLDIRHLGDKHISTKLREVDEICHHFLNVDPRKQLIPVRPTQHYTMAGVRTNKDGAVYGLKGLFSAGEAACWDMHGFNRLGGNSLAETVVAGGIIGTKIVEFLKGYETDFKTSLVAEAVRKEQDRIEKLRSGANGKENVYKVREEMQDALMEGCFVFRNDAGLNKCIETLQGTLDKARKVSLVSDGLGANHELAAALKIEGQVKLGLCIAKAALERTESRGSHNREDYTARDDQKWLNRTLAYWRDGADMPELQYEEATPGYEIPPGDRGYGGGSIIEADKAEIEAKMFKK